Proteins from a genomic interval of Corvus moneduloides isolate bCorMon1 chromosome 6, bCorMon1.pri, whole genome shotgun sequence:
- the ACTR10 gene encoding actin-related protein 10: MPLYEGLGSGGEKTAVVIDLGQAFTKCGFAGETGPRCIIPSEIKKPDVSKPVKVVQYNINTEELYSYLKEFIHMLYFRHLLVNPRDRRVVIIESVLCPSHFRDTLTRVLFKHFEVPSVLFAPSHLMSLLTLGINSAMVLDCGYAESLVLPIYEGIPILSCWGSLPLGGKAIHKELEYQLLEQCTVDTGLAKGQSLPSVMGSVPEDIVEDIKVRTCFVSDFQRGLKIQAAKFNIDGSAERPSPPPDVDYPLDGEKILHVVGPIRDSVVEILFEQDNEETSVATLILDSLVQCPIDTRKQLAENLVVIGGTAMLPGFLHRLMAEIRHLVEKPKYKEALATKTFRIHTPPAKPNCVAWLGGAIFGALQDILGSRSVSKEYYSQTGRIPDWCCLNNPPLEMMFDVGKAPPPLMKRAFSTEK, from the exons ATGCCGCTGTACGAGGGGCTCGGCAGCGGCGGAGAGAAAACCGCCGTGGTGATCGACCTGGGACAGGCCTTTACCAA gTGTGGGTTTGCAGGAGAAACAGGACCAAGATGCATCATCCCCAGTGAAATCAAGAAACCTGATGTCTCAAAG cctgtcAAGGTGGTGCAGTATAACATCAACACAGAAGAGCTGTATTCCTATCTGAAGGAATTTATCCACATGCTGTATTTCAG GCATCTGCTGGTGAATCCCAGGGACCGGCGTGTTGTGATCATAGAGTCGGTCCTGTGCCCTTCACACTTCAGGGACACACTCACCAGGGTCCTCTTCAAGCATTTTGAG GTaccttctgttttgtttgctcCAAGTCACCTGATGTCTCTCCTGACACTTGGGATCAACTCTGCCATGGTGCTGGACTGTGGATATGCAGAAAGCTTGGTGCTGCCT ATCTATGAGGGAATTCCaatcctgagctgctggggttCCCTTCCCCTGGGAGGAAAGGCCATCCACAA GGAGCTGGAGTATCAACTGCTGGAGCAGTGCACAGTGGATACAGGACTGGCCAAAGGACAAAGCCTTCCCTCCGTGATGG gctcAGTCCCAGAAGACATAGTAGAGGATATAAAAG TCCGCACTTGCTTTGTGAGTGATTTCCAACGGGGACTGAAAATCCAGGCAGCCAAATTCAACATTGATGGCAGTGCTGAG cGTCCCTCACCGCCTCCAGACGTGGACTATCCTTTGGATGGAGAAAAGATTCTCCATGTAGTTGGCCCCATCAG agactctgtggtAGAAATCCTGTTTGAACAGGATAATGAAGAGACATCTGTTGCCACTTTGATCTTGGATTCACTTGTTCAG TGCCCAATAGACACCAGGAAGCAGCTGGCAGAGAACCTGGTGGTGATCGGGGGCACCGCGATGCTCCCGGGGTTCCTGCACAGGCTCATGGCTGAGATCAGACACCTGGTGGAGAAACCCAAATACAAGGAGGCACTTGCCACTAAAACCTTCAGGATTCACACTCCCCCTGCCAAACCCAACTGCGTGGCCTGGCTGGGAG GAGCCATTTTTGGAGCACTCCAGGACATCCTTGGGAGCCGCTCTGTGTCCAAGGAATATTACAGCCAGACGGGCCGCATTCCCGACTGGTGCTGCCTCAACAACCCCCCTCTGGAAATGATGTTTGATGTTGGAAAAGCACCCCCACCACTGATGAAAAGGGctttttccacagagaaataa